AAGAGCAGCACGGATTCTCAGAAGATCAGGAATACCCCAAAAGCCCAGCACCGAGGAGAGGGACAAGATCTATGAAATTAGTGACAATATTTTTGCTGTGCCAAGTGGATGTGGAGGTTGGTTCAATAAAATCATCTACAGAATGAGCAATAAAGTAAGTACCACCATGGATTCCAGATTCCCATTAATTTCATATGTACTGACTTCAGGCATTTCGTTAGCAAGTATGCTAATATAATTTTGTTTGGGACAGGATGACCTCAGAATATATCGTAAAGCTATTGGTAAAGGTGATGGCATTCCTCTTACAGCCAAAGAATGTGCAGATTACGCGAAACATCTTTTTGAAATGCCGTACGAAAAGCTTCCTAGTGATATGAAACAGGGTCCTGTTGGATTTGACTTGAGTCACTACAAGAAAGCATGGCTTAGGCAACTAAAATGTTAGCGAGCACCCAAAATTTTGGTCGGTTTAAGGATCAAGCTATTTGTTAAGAGCTGCAGTTATCTTTTTATAAGAAATGATGTAAATTGATCTATGTGATAATAAAACTTGATTCAatttttaatttggttcataatctgtgttagtatcaattttaatttcaatttgggaTTATCTAAATCGTAATCGGCCAGATACTTCCGGCACCAGAACAACAGATGCAGCGGGCAAAAAgtttggtagctcaaaaatgtaagcaaccaacttcagaTATTTCACTTGCTCTATTATTATGGTTGGTCTATCTATGAAGCGATCGGCGTTTTACTTGCTCTCTTATCGTTGGTTTATCTATGAAGTGATCAGCGTTTCACTTGCtgtattttggttggtctagctttaaagcgATCACTATTTTGCTTGCTCTAGGAAGGTCGGTCTAGCCATGAAGCAATTAAGAAAAAAGACGCTGCATGATAGTTGTTTGATTACTAAAGCGATTGCCTAGCTGCTCTAGACTTGTTGAaatcccaccttttgcaactagagagcgagagccaaattaagtcgcttTAAGGGGTAGAGCGATTTAATATGGGCTTTTTCAACCAAAAATGCCTGATCGCTTaatccaacttttcttgtagtgattGCCTACTAAAAATTAAACAATGTTTTTATTGGCTTACTATAAATACGCAAATGAGATAAATTTTTTCTTACATTGAAAGAGCTAATTGAACTATCACAGAGATAGTTGCATGAGGTTTATATTTTATAGACTCgcataaattttttatttatggttagggtttttgaaaatttggggGTTTTACTATGTGAACAAACCTTAAGGGTTTTTGAAATTTGGGGCTtttatatttcaaacctcaaGTTTTAATCTTTCCTGAAGTTTTGAAACAAGATTAGAAGCTAATGATAAGGGGTCTGTAGATTACAGAATCACAAGTTTGGATTTCAATTTTTTGATTTATTATGATTTGAAATTTTAGTAACTTAGATTTGATTTTGAAGTTTCATACTTCCAGTAGGAATTAAATAGTTGAATCAAATTGGATATGTTTGATGTTGAGTTTTTGAAAGTTCAATTTGATTATAGAGTAATATTAATTGAGGTTCCATTTGATGCTGGAAAAATGGTTTTATATGAAATCCTGGTTAACCAAGTTTGACAGTACATGATTGGAAATACATGAAAGGTGGAAAAATTACAAACATGCTCTTAAAGTGGACGCGTATAATAAGTGGCCAACTCCGGAACAACGTCTTGCTAATCCACCAAAAAATGTTGTTGAGAGCCAATGGAGGGAGGGTATcagttgatgtttgggaaaatgaTGCCAAGAAAAAAGTAAGTGACACTAATTTCTTTGAATGATAAGCCTAGAATAAGCATTCTTAACATAGATCTTTCTATTGTTCTCGGAAATAAGTGAGAAAACCAAGCAAAACAGATCAAAACAAAAGAATCTACATACCACAGGCTCCAGACCACATGCAAACTATGCAGTAGAGGTAAAAATTTATGTTCAGTTAAGATGGAAAAGATATTAAGAGTATATTCACAGTTATGTTTACGAATATTTGTAATGTTTATGGGGATTTGCATATATAACCAGATGCTTAAATATTTATTTGTAGTTGGCGAAGGAACTAGGATGACCTCCGAAACGTTGTGAGCTCTATGGTGTTACACATACAAGGAAAAGGAAAACAGAAG
This DNA window, taken from Papaver somniferum cultivar HN1 chromosome 3, ASM357369v1, whole genome shotgun sequence, encodes the following:
- the LOC113361765 gene encoding uncharacterized protein LOC113361765, translated to MGRLRLEQRRGVEIMDVNICPIFGTTVSLVRNEAGTYIATDGCEFKYLNPRAARILRRSGIPQKPSTEERDKIYEISDNIFAVPSGCGGWFNKIIYRMSNKDDLRIYRKAIGKGDGIPLTAKECADYAKHLFEMPYEKLPSDMKQGPVGFDLSHYKKAWLRQLKC